A part of Arcobacter sp. F2176 genomic DNA contains:
- a CDS encoding RHS repeat-associated core domain-containing protein, translated as MKFFYKSFFIFLLLVCSFSALHAEIVGATKGSIDVSQGSLTYDMEILTPKGIAGLKPSLGINYNSSNNINSFLGTGFSLTGLSSIIKCNQSLFSEKNDSSRTYNYCLDGQRLLLVDTSDVYGSTDSEYRTEINTFSKIIKKSNAWEVFTKDGLIYEYGNSSDSKDGESFFRVNQIKDRYDNKILFTYASTNNERFITNISYANNQIDFIYEDRDDKRNVFSNGIKSNISKRLKSIVVKTDNQKISSYNLNYDFLDNKSKITSIQECVKDDCLKPVDFTWTLSNDETYKNYHLWQASGEGTQSNNYITGSDTSGVYSALMDMNGDGLPDRVSAKNYKTGETGLHVALNNGNGFDAMQLWYASGQGPHTNNYITGSDTNGVYSALMDMNGDGLPDRVGHHNYKTGVNGLHVALNTGSGFGEFKLWLPSGQGPHTNNYITGSNSDGVYSALIDMNGDGLPDRVGHYNYKTKVAGLFVALNTGSGFGEFKLWLQSGQGPHTNNYITGSNSSGTYSGLADMNGDGLPDRVGHHNYKTGVDGLHVALNTGSGFGEFKLWQASGEGTQSNNYITGSDTSGVYSALMDMNGDGLPDRVSAKNYKTGETGLHVALNNGNGFDAMQLWYASGQGPHTNNYITGSDTNGVYSALMDMNGDGLPDRVGHHNYKTGVNGLHVALNTGSGFGEFKLWLPSGQGPHTNNYITGSNTSGTYSDLIDLNGDGFVDRVGHYNYATSTAGLFVAFSPKVQTPIHTISNHKDQNVNVTYTTLRDSEVYTPYSDAAYPNIDLKANSMGVVKSFRVADGIGGENETTFKYEGFKINGERGSLGFAKVETYNELSKSKSISNFMQFYPFIGVTSSSESYINNTKVSDTDSTLNIAKLHENQDILNLQTIENIQNKYDIDGTLLLESITRNSDFDKYGNIGKIESITQKDDIKYEKITQSNYINHEDSWILSRLINASVTHMHTDGSSIIKHSAFEYDDITGTLNKEIIEPQSENVLAKSYGYDKYGNKISETITARNTEPRTTKFIYDNQGKNIIQAVNPLNQTEQREYDINNRVVKVTGPNGLSTSFAYDGMGRKILETRADGTTTTWTHSWDESFPNSMYKVVETSTGTTPVETYFDTLNRKLRVTKIGFDGSKIYQDAYYNALGQVEKTSNPYYAYDLPDYTYNEYDDLGRQTKLTRTSATGEVVSNYYEYDGLNVTITNAKGQKKTTISNIIGKKTKIIEGDGTFIEYKYDAFGNLKETRDSKNNIIQLKYDIYGNKIYMDDPDMGIWHYAYNSLGELVSQTDAKGQTTTMEYDHLGRMVKRIEPEGETSWIYDIAAHGIGKVAIEKTDFYKKEYFYDKYTRVIESKEYADNKLFSTKFTYTTDGKLDKTIRPDGFETKNEYNTQGYLSAVKSPIKGDREFSYEEIKNLIKTNLNNKQNAFDKIMQLNTQVELYRAKSLQSFALAKEYESKNAAIKDQLEQTAKLLASTAVELQNMATKTETNYNIYDKNLNYYLNKLKQYDDENLYKWLMDTFQSSTTTLIDQSLQKLDDAKAILDSISDEDSLNIYKDISSAYINQSKRIITQAKNDIELYKNYKDKYATLTTGVNKAYQGMFEDDAYKYYYKILNVDVFGRITKDIVGNGLVTLRDYNKSSGQLNSIQTGYDGKNDVRDMKYTYDVLDNVVSKDDYKQNISQNFTYDNLDRVTSASTLQNGVYQNILYEYDNIGNITKKSDVGNYTYTKAHQVTNAGSHKYTYDANGNVIKKDNITITFSSYNKPIILEDDKNKTQFFYAPNRARYKKVLNGNSTYYVGKLYEQENTQGVIKYKNFIYANNQLIALHIEEDDGKMILPQNRYMHKDALGSIDTITNESGQVIKRMTYKPFGQQVAQEWINEASKAVVTKRGFTGHEHITEFNLIHMNGRVYDPVTGRFLSADPTIQAPYDTQSYNRYTYVKNNPLKYTDPSGYSWLKKVFHAIGKVFKAIKKAIVAIVAIVVVVVIAIYAPYLIPIMLKGAAWGFAITYATTGDVHAALKGAMWGALSAGIAFGIGELASSLTSQLGPVGGFIAKGVLHGITRAAISKAQGGRWSTGFWSGFAGSTLAPVSNMASGYESKVIINAAISGTTSKIAGGKFVNGAVTGAFIMMYNDLEHEYKEQNNFTQKAKSWLFENIEKFSTYMRGQFLEDSGYNQMVKVGNGVITIYDKFTTGFSKMMINAPTAAKIPLYVAGSITAGPLLVAGSEYAVATAVVHPEVVFGSIGYIESRYFGGMSPGGGFPELAGTIDGFINNEGSPKK; from the coding sequence ATGAAATTTTTTTATAAGTCTTTTTTTATTTTTTTACTACTTGTGTGCTCTTTTTCTGCACTACATGCAGAGATTGTAGGAGCAACAAAAGGTAGCATTGATGTTTCTCAAGGTAGTTTAACTTATGATATGGAAATCCTCACTCCAAAAGGGATAGCAGGTTTAAAGCCTAGTCTTGGAATCAACTATAATTCTTCAAATAACATCAACTCATTTTTAGGTACTGGTTTTTCTTTGACAGGATTATCTTCTATTATAAAATGTAATCAATCTTTATTTAGTGAAAAAAATGATAGCTCTCGAACATATAATTATTGCTTAGATGGACAAAGGCTTCTACTTGTAGATACAAGTGATGTTTATGGTAGTACAGATTCTGAATACAGAACAGAAATAAATACCTTTAGTAAAATAATAAAAAAGTCTAATGCTTGGGAAGTTTTTACAAAAGATGGATTGATTTATGAGTATGGAAATAGTTCTGATTCAAAAGATGGAGAATCATTTTTTAGAGTAAATCAAATAAAAGATAGATATGATAATAAGATTCTATTTACCTATGCTTCCACAAATAACGAGCGCTTTATTACTAATATCTCATATGCAAATAATCAAATTGATTTTATTTATGAAGATAGAGATGACAAACGAAATGTCTTTTCAAATGGAATCAAATCAAATATATCAAAGCGTTTAAAATCTATTGTAGTAAAAACTGATAATCAAAAAATATCTTCTTATAATTTAAATTATGATTTTTTAGATAATAAATCAAAAATTACATCAATTCAAGAGTGTGTTAAAGACGATTGCTTAAAGCCTGTGGATTTTACATGGACATTATCAAATGATGAAACTTATAAAAATTATCATCTTTGGCAAGCAAGTGGAGAAGGTACACAAAGTAATAACTATATAACAGGTTCAGATACAAGTGGAGTATATAGTGCTCTAATGGACATGAATGGAGATGGCTTACCAGATAGAGTAAGTGCAAAGAATTATAAAACAGGAGAAACAGGCTTACATGTAGCTTTGAATAATGGTAATGGCTTTGATGCGATGCAATTATGGTATGCAAGTGGACAAGGGCCACATACAAATAACTACATAACAGGTTCAGATACAAATGGAGTATATAGTGCTCTAATGGATATGAATGGAGATGGCTTACCTGATAGAGTAGGACATCATAATTATAAAACAGGAGTAAATGGTTTACATGTAGCTTTAAATACAGGAAGTGGATTTGGTGAGTTTAAATTATGGCTTCCAAGTGGACAAGGACCTCACACCAATAATTATATTACTGGTTCAAATTCAGATGGTGTATATAGTGCCTTAATAGATATGAATGGAGATGGTTTACCAGATAGAGTAGGGCATTATAATTATAAAACAAAAGTTGCCGGTTTATTTGTGGCTTTAAATACAGGAAGTGGCTTTGGAGAGTTTAAATTATGGCTTCAAAGTGGACAAGGACCTCATACCAATAACTATATCACAGGAAGTAATAGTAGTGGTACATACAGTGGTTTAGCAGATATGAATGGAGATGGCTTACCAGACAGAGTAGGACATCATAATTATAAAACAGGAGTAGATGGTTTACATGTAGCTTTAAATACAGGAAGTGGATTTGGTGAGTTTAAATTATGGCAAGCAAGTGGAGAAGGTACACAAAGTAATAACTATATAACAGGTTCAGATACAAGTGGAGTATATAGTGCTCTAATGGATATGAATGGAGATGGCTTACCAGATAGAGTAAGTGCAAAGAATTATAAAACAGGAGAAACAGGCTTACATGTAGCTTTGAATAATGGTAATGGCTTTGATGCGATGCAATTATGGTATGCAAGTGGACAAGGGCCACATACAAATAACTACATAACAGGTTCAGATACAAATGGAGTATATAGTGCTCTAATGGATATGAATGGAGATGGCTTACCTGATAGAGTAGGACATCATAATTATAAAACAGGAGTAAATGGTTTACATGTAGCTTTAAATACAGGAAGTGGATTTGGTGAGTTTAAATTATGGCTTCCAAGTGGACAAGGACCTCATACCAATAACTACATAACAGGAAGTAATACTAGTGGCACATATAGTGATTTGATAGATTTAAATGGAGATGGATTTGTTGATAGGGTAGGGCATTATAATTATGCTACGAGTACTGCTGGTTTATTTGTAGCATTTAGTCCCAAAGTTCAAACACCTATTCATACTATTTCAAATCATAAAGATCAAAATGTAAATGTAACTTATACTACACTAAGAGATAGTGAGGTATATACTCCTTATAGCGATGCTGCATATCCAAATATTGATTTAAAAGCAAATTCTATGGGAGTTGTAAAATCATTTCGTGTAGCAGATGGGATTGGTGGAGAAAATGAAACAACCTTTAAATATGAAGGTTTTAAAATCAATGGAGAGAGAGGCTCTTTAGGTTTTGCTAAAGTTGAAACTTATAATGAATTATCAAAATCAAAGTCTATCTCGAATTTTATGCAATTTTATCCTTTCATTGGTGTAACTTCAAGTAGTGAATCTTATATAAATAATACAAAAGTATCAGATACAGATAGTACATTAAATATAGCAAAACTACATGAAAATCAAGATATTTTAAACTTACAAACAATTGAAAATATTCAAAATAAATATGACATAGATGGTACTTTACTTTTAGAATCTATTACAAGAAATAGTGATTTCGATAAGTATGGAAATATTGGGAAAATTGAGTCAATTACCCAAAAAGATGATATAAAATATGAAAAAATCACTCAAAGTAATTATATAAATCATGAAGATAGTTGGATTCTTTCTCGTTTGATAAATGCAAGTGTAACTCATATGCATACAGATGGTTCAAGCATAATAAAACATTCTGCTTTTGAGTATGATGATATAACAGGTACTCTAAACAAAGAGATAATCGAACCCCAAAGTGAAAATGTCTTAGCCAAAAGTTATGGCTATGATAAATATGGAAATAAAATATCAGAAACCATAACAGCAAGAAACACTGAACCAAGAACTACAAAATTTATCTATGATAATCAAGGTAAAAATATCATCCAAGCAGTCAATCCTCTCAATCAAACTGAACAAAGAGAATATGATATAAATAACCGTGTAGTAAAAGTAACAGGGCCAAATGGATTAAGTACAAGTTTTGCTTATGATGGGATGGGAAGGAAGATACTTGAAACAAGAGCAGATGGTACAACTACAACTTGGACTCACTCTTGGGATGAAAGTTTTCCAAACTCTATGTATAAAGTAGTAGAAACTTCAACTGGAACAACACCTGTTGAAACTTATTTTGATACACTTAATCGAAAACTTAGAGTTACAAAAATAGGATTTGATGGAAGTAAAATATATCAAGATGCCTATTATAATGCTTTAGGTCAAGTTGAAAAAACATCAAACCCTTATTATGCTTATGATTTACCTGATTATACTTATAATGAGTATGATGATTTAGGACGGCAAACCAAGCTTACACGAACAAGTGCTACAGGTGAAGTAGTAAGTAATTATTATGAATATGATGGTTTAAATGTAACTATTACCAATGCAAAAGGACAAAAGAAAACAACTATAAGTAATATCATAGGAAAAAAGACAAAAATCATCGAAGGAGATGGTACTTTTATTGAGTACAAATACGATGCTTTTGGTAATCTAAAAGAAACTAGAGATTCAAAAAATAATATAATACAACTAAAATATGACATCTATGGAAATAAAATTTATATGGATGACCCAGACATGGGTATCTGGCACTATGCTTATAATAGTCTAGGTGAACTTGTATCTCAGACAGATGCAAAAGGTCAAACAACTACTATGGAGTATGACCACTTAGGACGTATGGTCAAACGAATCGAACCAGAAGGTGAAACTTCATGGATATATGATATTGCAGCTCATGGGATTGGAAAAGTTGCCATTGAAAAAACTGACTTTTACAAAAAAGAGTATTTTTATGATAAATATACAAGAGTAATAGAGAGTAAAGAGTATGCAGACAACAAACTTTTTTCTACAAAGTTCACCTATACAACAGATGGAAAGCTAGATAAAACCATAAGACCAGATGGTTTTGAAACAAAAAATGAATACAATACTCAAGGATACTTAAGTGCAGTAAAATCACCTATTAAAGGTGATAGAGAATTTTCTTATGAAGAGATTAAAAACTTAATCAAAACAAATCTAAATAATAAACAAAACGCCTTTGATAAAATAATGCAACTTAATACTCAAGTTGAACTTTATCGAGCAAAATCTTTACAATCTTTTGCCCTAGCAAAAGAGTATGAGAGTAAAAATGCAGCTATTAAAGACCAATTAGAACAAACCGCGAAATTATTGGCAAGTACGGCTGTAGAGTTACAAAATATGGCTACAAAAACTGAAACTAATTATAATATATATGATAAAAATCTAAACTACTATCTCAATAAATTAAAACAATATGATGATGAAAACCTATACAAATGGCTTATGGATACTTTTCAAAGTTCTACAACAACTTTGATTGACCAATCTTTACAAAAACTTGATGATGCAAAAGCCATATTAGATAGCATCAGTGATGAAGACTCTTTAAATATCTATAAAGATATATCTTCTGCTTATATAAATCAATCAAAAAGAATAATAACCCAAGCAAAAAATGATATAGAACTATATAAAAACTACAAAGACAAATATGCTACCTTAACTACAGGGGTAAATAAAGCTTACCAAGGTATGTTTGAAGATGATGCTTATAAATATTATTACAAAATACTAAATGTAGACGTCTTTGGAAGAATCACAAAAGATATAGTAGGAAATGGTCTTGTAACCCTAAGGGACTACAACAAATCAAGTGGACAATTAAATAGTATCCAAACAGGATATGATGGTAAAAATGATGTTCGAGATATGAAATATACCTATGATGTTTTAGATAATGTAGTTTCAAAAGATGATTACAAACAAAATATATCTCAAAACTTTACTTATGATAATCTAGATAGAGTAACAAGTGCTAGTACCCTACAAAATGGAGTTTATCAAAACATACTTTATGAATATGATAATATAGGGAATATCACCAAAAAAAGCGATGTAGGCAACTACACTTATACAAAAGCCCACCAAGTAACAAATGCTGGAAGCCACAAATATACCTATGATGCAAATGGAAATGTTATCAAAAAAGATAATATAACTATAACCTTTAGCTCATACAATAAACCAATCATTCTAGAAGATGACAAAAATAAAACCCAGTTTTTTTATGCTCCAAATAGAGCAAGATACAAAAAAGTTCTTAATGGAAACAGCACCTATTATGTAGGAAAACTATACGAACAAGAAAACACTCAAGGAGTTATCAAATACAAAAACTTCATCTATGCAAATAATCAACTTATAGCCTTACACATAGAAGAAGATGATGGTAAAATGATTTTACCACAAAACAGATATATGCATAAAGATGCCCTAGGTTCTATTGATACTATAACAAATGAATCAGGTCAAGTAATCAAACGTATGACCTATAAACCCTTTGGACAACAAGTAGCCCAAGAGTGGATAAATGAAGCTAGTAAAGCAGTTGTAACCAAGCGTGGATTTACAGGACATGAACATATAACAGAGTTCAATCTTATACATATGAATGGAAGAGTTTATGACCCTGTTACAGGTAGGTTTTTAAGTGCAGACCCAACCATCCAAGCACCTTATGATACTCAAAGTTATAATAGATATACTTATGTAAAGAATAATCCTTTGAAATATACGGATCCTAGTGGGTATTCTTGGTTGAAGAAAGTTTTTCATGCTATTGGGAAGGTTTTTAAGGCTATTAAAAAAGCGATAGTTGCCATAGTTGCAATAGTTGTTGTGGTGGTTATTGCAATTTATGCTCCATATTTAATACCAATTATGCTAAAAGGTGCTGCATGGGGATTTGCGATAACATATGCTACAACTGGAGATGTTCATGCTGCTTTAAAGGGTGCTATGTGGGGAGCTCTTAGTGCAGGGATTGCTTTTGGGATAGGTGAATTAGCTTCATCTTTAACTTCTCAACTTGGGCCAGTTGGTGGATTTATTGCTAAAGGGGTACTTCATGGTATAACACGTGCAGCTATAAGTAAAGCACAAGGTGGGAGATGGAGTACAGGTTTTTGGAGTGGATTTGCAGGTTCAACATTAGCCCCTGTATCTAATATGGCAAGTGGGTATGAATCAAAAGTTATAATTAATGCAGCAATAAGTGGGACTACCTCTAAAATTGCTGGAGGAAAGTTTGTAAATGGAGCAGTAACGGGTGCATTTATTATGATGTATAATGATTTGGAACATGAGTATAAGGAACAAAATAATTTTACGCAAAAAGCTAAATCTTGGCTTTTTGAAAATATAGAAAAATTTAGTACTTATATGAGAGGTCAATTTTTAGAGGATAGTGGATATAATCAAATGGTAAAAGTAGGAAATGGTGTAATTACTATTTATGATAAATTTACAACTGGATTTAGTAAAATGATGATAAATGCTCCAACTGCAGCGAAAATTCCATTGTATGTTGCTGGCTCTATTACTGCGGGTCCACTTTTAGTTGCTGGTAGTGAATATGCTGTAGCCACTGCAGTTGTACATCCAGAAGTTGTTTTTGGATCTATTGGGTATATTGAATCAAGATATTTTGGTGGGATGTCACCAGGAGGTGGATTTCCAGAACTTGCCGGTACAATAGATGGATTTATAAATAATGAAGGAAGTCCGAAAAAATGA